Genomic window (Campylobacter sp. RM16704):
ATGCATTATTGCAATAAGAAATCCTGCTTAAGTACAAGCCACTAGCTGGAGCTAAAAATCTACAATGAGCTTTTTTAGCATTAATTTGCTCTAAAAGCTCGTTTTGATTCAATTTTCCCTCTAATACTTTTAAAATACTAGCCATCATCATTCTAATTTGTGATCTTAAAAAGCCATTAGCCTCAAAATAAAAAATAGTATGATTTTTATAAATATAAACCTTGGTTTTATATATTATTCTTATACTTGTTTTATTATTAGAGCCTTCTTTTTGAAAAAATTTAAAATCATGCTCACCTTCAAATAAATACACTATTTTTTTCGCTAAACTAGTATTTATTTTTGGATAAAAATACACATATGAAGCCAAAAAGGGATTATAATTTTCATGACTTAATATATAACGATAAGCCCGTTTTTTCACATCATAACGCACTTGAAAATCATCATTTACTTTTTCAATATGCTTAATATGTATAAAAGGATGAGAAAAGTGATTAATTTTATTTTTTAAATATGAAAAGTCTTTAAAATGTCCTCCTGATTTTACACAAGCTACTGCATTAAAAGCATGTACACCTTTATCAGTTCTTGATGCAAACAAAGGTTTATCATAAATTCCTAAATGTGTTAAAGCATTAGCCAAAGCATCTTGAACACTAAGTTTATGTGGCTGGGTAGCTGAGCCATTAAATTTAGAGCCATCATAAGAAAAGGTTAATTTTAAAAGCATTTAATACTTACTTATAATTTTAATTTTAAAATAAATACTAGAAGCAATGAAAAACAATATAAAAATACTTCCAACAGCTACAAATGGAGGATTATAAAAGCTAATCAAAAGACTAAAATAAACAAATATAACTGCAAAAATCCCAAAATAAGCAAAACCTTTTTCATAACGATAGGTTACTATTCCAAAAGATAACGCAAACAATACACTTGCCAAAGGAAACAAAGCAATTAATACATAAATAACAAACTCTTTAGCTTTTTCTTTACTGCTAGTTATATCATTCCAATAATTATAAAAGCTTTTAGTATTTAATTCCCTAGAATATAATTCACTCGTAATTAATAAATTTTTAAAACTTGAAATATGCCAATTATTATCTTTTATTTCATAAGCTTTACCTTCATTCAATTTAAAGGTAATTACACCTTCATTGGTTTCAAATCTCCCTTCTTTAGCTAAAATCACTTGTTCTTTATCTTGCAACTTTTTCTTTGGATGATACATAATAATATTTTGATAAATATCTTCTGAATTTTTATTATCTATAAAAACAAGCCACTCACCATATCTTTGTCCAAATTCCCCTGTTTTAATGCTTATTTTCGCACTAATTTTTTTATAATCTACAAAATTATCAAAAAGTTCAAATGAAATTGGTATAAAAATCAAAACTACTATAAGCAAAAAAGTACTAGTTGCAGTAGCTATTTTTATAAAAAAACTAGCCATCATTTTTGGTGTTATACTTAAAGCAAATAAAACCGTACTTTCATTTTCCCTTGAAAGTCTGTAAAAAGATAAAGTTAGGGCTATAAAAAAAGATATAGGTAAAGTAAAAACTAAAATTTTTGGTAAAAGATATATATATAATTTTAAAAGTT
Coding sequences:
- the truA gene encoding tRNA pseudouridine(38-40) synthase TruA, which codes for MLLKLTFSYDGSKFNGSATQPHKLSVQDALANALTHLGIYDKPLFASRTDKGVHAFNAVACVKSGGHFKDFSYLKNKINHFSHPFIHIKHIEKVNDDFQVRYDVKKRAYRYILSHENYNPFLASYVYFYPKINTSLAKKIVYLFEGEHDFKFFQKEGSNNKTSIRIIYKTKVYIYKNHTIFYFEANGFLRSQIRMMMASILKVLEGKLNQNELLEQINAKKAHCRFLAPASGLYLSRISYCNNA
- a CDS encoding LptF/LptG family permease, translated to MKLVYKYLLNQFLSTMLSLFFTLFIIVSIIFFIQLAKITSYIEISFFELLKLYIYLLPKILVFTLPISFFIALTLSFYRLSRENESTVLFALSITPKMMASFFIKIATATSTFLLIVVLIFIPISFELFDNFVDYKKISAKISIKTGEFGQRYGEWLVFIDNKNSEDIYQNIIMYHPKKKLQDKEQVILAKEGRFETNEGVITFKLNEGKAYEIKDNNWHISSFKNLLITSELYSRELNTKSFYNYWNDITSSKEKAKEFVIYVLIALFPLASVLFALSFGIVTYRYEKGFAYFGIFAVIFVYFSLLISFYNPPFVAVGSIFILFFIASSIYFKIKIISKY